In the genome of Elephas maximus indicus isolate mEleMax1 chromosome 6, mEleMax1 primary haplotype, whole genome shotgun sequence, one region contains:
- the LOC126078124 gene encoding tubulin alpha-1D chain — MRECISVHVGQAGVQIGNACWELYCLEHGIQPDGQMPSDKTIGGGDDSFNTFFSETGAGKHVPRAVFVDLEPTVIDEVRTGTYRQLFHPEQLITGKEDAANNYARGHYTIGKELIDLVLDRIRKLADQCTGLQGFLIFHSFGGGTGSGFTSLLMERLSVDYGKKSKLEFSIYPAPQVSTAVVEPYNSILTTHTTLEHSDCAFMVDNEAIYDICRRNLDIERPTYTNLNRLIGQIVSSITASLRFDGALNVDLTEFQTNLVPYPRIHFPLATYAPVISAEKAYHEQLSVAEITNACFEPANQMVKCDPRHGKYMACCLLYRGDVVPKDVNAAIATIKTKRTIQFVDWCPTGFKVGINYQPPTVVPGGDLAKVQRAVCMLSNTTAIAEAWARLDHKFDLMYAKRAFVHWYVGEGMEEGEFSEAREDMAALEKDYEEVGMDSVEGEGEEEEGDEY, encoded by the exons CGTGAGTGCATCTCAGTCCACGTGGGTCAGGCCGGAGTGCAGATTGGCAATGCTTGCTGGGAACTCTACTGCTTGGAGCATGGGATCCAACCCGATGGGCAGATGCCCAGTGACAAGACCATTGGGGGAGGGGATGACTCCTTCAACACTTTCTTCAGTGAAACTGGGGCTGGAAAACATGTGCCCCGTGCAGTGTTTGTAGACCTGGAGCCCACCGTGATTG ATGAGGTTCGGACGGGCACGTACCGTCAGCTCTTCCATCCAGAGCAGCTCATCACCGGCAAGGAAGATGCTGCCAATAACTATGCCCGAGGCCACTACACCATTGGAAAGGAGCTCATCGACCTGGTGCTGGACCGAATTCGGAAGCTG GCTGACCAGTGCACAGGGCTCCAGGGATTCCTCATCTTTCACAGCTTTGGAGGGGGTACTGGCTCTGGCTTCACCTCACTGCTGATGGAGCGGCTCTCTGTTGACTAtggcaagaagtccaagctggagtTCTCCATCTACCCGGCCCCTCAGGTGTCCACAGCTGTGGTCGAGCCCTACAACTCCATCCTGACCACCCACACCACCCTGGAGCACTCAGACTGTGCCTTCATGGTGGACAACGAGGCCATCTATGACATCTGCCGCCGCAACCTGGACATCGAGCGCCCAACCTACACCAACCTCAACCGCCTCATCGGTCAAATCGTCTCCTCCATCACAGCTTCCCTGCGTTTCGATGGGGCTCTCAATGTGGACCTCACAGAGTTCCAGACCAACCTGGTCCCCTACCCTCGCATTCACTTCCCCCTGGCCACCTATGCACCAGTCATCTCTGCAGAGAAGGCCTACCATGAGCAGCTGTCGGTGGCAGAGATCACCAATGCCTGCTTTGAGCCTGCCAACCAGATGGTGAAGTGTGACCCCCGTCATGGCAAGTACATGGCCTGCTGTCTGTTGTACCGTGGAGACGTGGTGCCCAAGGATGTCAACGCTGCCATCGCTACCATCAAGACCAAGCGCACTATCCAGTTTGTAGACTGGTGTCCAACAGGCTTCAAGGTCGGTATCAACTACCAGCCACCCACTGTGGTGCCCGGGGGTGACCTGGCCAAGGTGCAGCGCGCTGTGTGTATGTTGAGCAACACAACTGCCATCGCCGAGGCCTGGGCCCGTCTGGACCACAAGTTCGACCTGATGTATGCCAAGAGGGCATTCGTGCACTGGTATGTGGGCGAGGGCATGGAAGAGGGTGAGTTCTCTGAGGCCCGAGAGGATATGGCTGCCCTGGAGAAGGATTATGAAGAGGTGGGCATGGATAgtgtggagggggagggagaagaagaggaaggagatgaATACTAG